A window from Bos indicus x Bos taurus breed Angus x Brahman F1 hybrid chromosome 26, Bos_hybrid_MaternalHap_v2.0, whole genome shotgun sequence encodes these proteins:
- the MFSD13A gene encoding transmembrane protein 180 isoform X1, giving the protein MRLGGPWAWLLGLPTAVVYGSLALFVSVLHNVFLLYYVDTFVSVYKIDKAAFWVGETVFLLWNSLNDPLFGWLSDRQFLSSQPRSGAGLSSRAVVLARVRALGWHGPLLALSFLAFWVPWAPAGLQFLLCLCLYDGFLTLVDLHHHALLADLALSAHDRTHLNFYCSLFSAAGSLSVFASYAFWNKEDFSSFRAFCLALATGSGLGFVGAARLLRRRVEAAGREPGCPAMAVNDGLCEEELLVGGEEAGSITLGQYLQQLARHRNFLWFVGMDLVQVFHCHFNSNFFPLFLEHLLSDHISLSTGSFLLGISYVAPHLNNLYFLPLCRRWGVYAVVRGLFLLKLGLSLLMLLAGPDHPGLLCLFIASNRVFTEGTCKLLTLVVTDLVDEDLVLNHRKQAASALLFGMVALVTKPGQTFAPLLGTWLLCFYTGHDLFQQHPPAPVGSAQPWPEPPAPPPAQAPPLRQGCFYLLVLVPIACALLQLFTWSQFTLHGRRLHMVKAQRQSLSRAQTLDVKMV; this is encoded by the exons ATGAGGCTGGGTGGGCCCTGGGCCTGGCTGCTGGGCCTGCCCACGGCTGTGGTCTATGGCTCCCTGGCCCTCTTTGTCTCTGTCCTGCACAACGTGTTCCTGCTTTACTACGTGGACACCTTTGTCTCAGTGTACAAGATCGACAAAGCTGCCTTCTGGGTTGGAGAG ACCGTGTTTCTCCTCTGGAACAGTCTCAACGACCCCCTCTTCGGCTGGCTGAGTGACCGTCAGTTCCTCAGCTCCCAACCCCG GTCAGGTGCTGGGCTCTCCTCACGGGCTGTGGTGCTGGCACGGGTGCGGGCACTGGGCTGGCATGGGCCGCTGCTGGCACTGTCGTTCCTGGCATTCTGGGTGCCCTGGGCAcctgctgggctgcagttctTGCTGTGCCTGTGCCTCTACGACGGCTTCCTGACGCTCGTAGACCTGCACCATCATGCCTTGCTGGCCGACCTGGCTCTCTCAGCCCACGACCGCACCCACCTCAACTTCTACTGCTCCCTCTTCAGCGCGGCCGGCTCCCTGTCTGTCTTTGCCTCCTACGCCTTCTGGAACAAAGAGGACTTCTCTTCCTTCCGCGCCTTCTGCCTGGCGCTGGCCACTGGCTCTGGGCTGGGCTTTGTGGGGGCCGCACGGCTGCTGAGGCGGCGGGTTGAGGCGGCCGGCAGGGAGCCAGGGTGCCCAGCCATGGCTGTGAATGACGG CCTATGTGAAGAAGAGCTGCTTGTGGGCGGCGAGGAGGCGGGTAGCATCACCTTGGGCCAGTACCTCCAGCAGCTGGCACGCCACCGGAACTTCCTGTGGTTCGTGGGCATGGACTTGGTGCAG GTCTTTCACTGCCACTTCAACAGCAACTTCTTTCCCCTCTTCCTGGAGCATCTGTTGTCAGACCACATCTCCCTCTCCACGGGCTCCTTCCTGTTGG GCATCTCCTACGTCGCTCCCCACCTCAACAACCTCTACTTCCTGCCCCTGTGCCGGCGCTGGGGTGTCTACGCCGTGGTGCGGGGGCTCTTCCTGCTCAAGCTGGGCCTGAGCCTGCTTATGCTGTTGGCTGGCCCCGACCACCCCGGCCTGCTCTGCCTCTTCATTGCCAG CAACCGTGTTTTCACAGAGGGCACCTGTAAGCTGTTGACCTTGGTGGTCACGGACCTGGTGGATGAGGACTTGGTGCTGAATCACCGCAAGCAGGCAGCCTCAGCGCTTCTCTTTGGCATGGTGGCCCTGGTGACCAAGCCAGGCCAGACCTTCGCTCCGCTGCTGGGCACCTGGCTGCTCTGCTTCTACACAG GTCATGATCTCTTCCAGCAGCACCCCCCGGCCCCTGTGGGGAGTGCTCAGCCCTGGCCGGAGCCCCCGGCTCCACCCCCAGCACAGGCCCCACCGCTCCGCCAGGGCTGCTTCTACCTGCTGGTGCTGGTGCCCATCGCCTGTGCTCTGCTGCAGCTGTTCACTTGGTCCCAGTTCACGCTGCACGGGAGGCGCCTGCACATGGTCAAAGCCCAGCGCCAGAGCCTGTCACGGGCCCAGACCCTGGACGTTAAGATGGTGTGA
- the MFSD13A gene encoding transmembrane protein 180 isoform X2, whose product MRLGGPWAWLLGLPTAVVYGSLALFVSVLHNVFLLYYVDTFVSVYKIDKAAFWVGETVFLLWNSLNDPLFGWLSDRQFLSSQPRAAGSLSVFASYAFWNKEDFSSFRAFCLALATGSGLGFVGAARLLRRRVEAAGREPGCPAMAVNDGLCEEELLVGGEEAGSITLGQYLQQLARHRNFLWFVGMDLVQVFHCHFNSNFFPLFLEHLLSDHISLSTGSFLLGISYVAPHLNNLYFLPLCRRWGVYAVVRGLFLLKLGLSLLMLLAGPDHPGLLCLFIASNRVFTEGTCKLLTLVVTDLVDEDLVLNHRKQAASALLFGMVALVTKPGQTFAPLLGTWLLCFYTGHDLFQQHPPAPVGSAQPWPEPPAPPPAQAPPLRQGCFYLLVLVPIACALLQLFTWSQFTLHGRRLHMVKAQRQSLSRAQTLDVKMV is encoded by the exons ATGAGGCTGGGTGGGCCCTGGGCCTGGCTGCTGGGCCTGCCCACGGCTGTGGTCTATGGCTCCCTGGCCCTCTTTGTCTCTGTCCTGCACAACGTGTTCCTGCTTTACTACGTGGACACCTTTGTCTCAGTGTACAAGATCGACAAAGCTGCCTTCTGGGTTGGAGAG ACCGTGTTTCTCCTCTGGAACAGTCTCAACGACCCCCTCTTCGGCTGGCTGAGTGACCGTCAGTTCCTCAGCTCCCAACCCCG CGCGGCCGGCTCCCTGTCTGTCTTTGCCTCCTACGCCTTCTGGAACAAAGAGGACTTCTCTTCCTTCCGCGCCTTCTGCCTGGCGCTGGCCACTGGCTCTGGGCTGGGCTTTGTGGGGGCCGCACGGCTGCTGAGGCGGCGGGTTGAGGCGGCCGGCAGGGAGCCAGGGTGCCCAGCCATGGCTGTGAATGACGG CCTATGTGAAGAAGAGCTGCTTGTGGGCGGCGAGGAGGCGGGTAGCATCACCTTGGGCCAGTACCTCCAGCAGCTGGCACGCCACCGGAACTTCCTGTGGTTCGTGGGCATGGACTTGGTGCAG GTCTTTCACTGCCACTTCAACAGCAACTTCTTTCCCCTCTTCCTGGAGCATCTGTTGTCAGACCACATCTCCCTCTCCACGGGCTCCTTCCTGTTGG GCATCTCCTACGTCGCTCCCCACCTCAACAACCTCTACTTCCTGCCCCTGTGCCGGCGCTGGGGTGTCTACGCCGTGGTGCGGGGGCTCTTCCTGCTCAAGCTGGGCCTGAGCCTGCTTATGCTGTTGGCTGGCCCCGACCACCCCGGCCTGCTCTGCCTCTTCATTGCCAG CAACCGTGTTTTCACAGAGGGCACCTGTAAGCTGTTGACCTTGGTGGTCACGGACCTGGTGGATGAGGACTTGGTGCTGAATCACCGCAAGCAGGCAGCCTCAGCGCTTCTCTTTGGCATGGTGGCCCTGGTGACCAAGCCAGGCCAGACCTTCGCTCCGCTGCTGGGCACCTGGCTGCTCTGCTTCTACACAG GTCATGATCTCTTCCAGCAGCACCCCCCGGCCCCTGTGGGGAGTGCTCAGCCCTGGCCGGAGCCCCCGGCTCCACCCCCAGCACAGGCCCCACCGCTCCGCCAGGGCTGCTTCTACCTGCTGGTGCTGGTGCCCATCGCCTGTGCTCTGCTGCAGCTGTTCACTTGGTCCCAGTTCACGCTGCACGGGAGGCGCCTGCACATGGTCAAAGCCCAGCGCCAGAGCCTGTCACGGGCCCAGACCCTGGACGTTAAGATGGTGTGA